The Cinclus cinclus chromosome Z, bCinCin1.1, whole genome shotgun sequence genome contains the following window.
CACAGCCTTTAACCATGTACTACAAAACTAACAACAAAATTGCAGTTAATTTTTGtaacacaaaattaattaaCCTATACCACATCCCGGTACTTTTAAAAAACTTCTTTAGAAAGTTGTTATTAAATATGCAAGCTATCCAGTGTGACAGTAAaagtgcaaaatattttccaacttGCACTTCACACTTAATTGAAAAGTAAATATGCCTTTACAGGGAGTTTAAGATGTCCATCACTTTCTCTACTCCACATTAAGGTATCCTAGGTGGGAACCATCCTTGTACCATGTGTAACTCCTTTACAGTTTGGGAGGCATGAGAATAATTTCCTCATGATGCTCAGTCAGAAATCTATTGTCCTTAATGACTTATTTCCTGTGTACTACCTTTTACTATCACAAACAATTCTCAAGCCTCTTTTTACCCACTCTGGAAACTGCTTAGAACCTTACCTGTAGGAACTTGGACCTGTTCTCCAGCAGAAGTTTGTTGTCAGTCTTGACCGCCTGCTGGAACATGTAGTCACAAAACTGCTCCCGCACGAAGCCTGGGCTGGCCACCAGTACACACTTCACCACATCAAAGTTGATATGCCTCTGGATGGCTTGCACCACCTGCTCATAAAACCTCTCCAGCGCCCGGTCGTGCTGACTACAGTTCCCTTTCCTCTTGCGGGGGATGTTCACCTCCACCTTGGCACGAGTAAGCGTCATGCTCGGGGTGACCAGGCAGACGTGAGCCAACCCCTCCTGCATGACCACAGCCGCCACATCGGCGCTCCAGGCCGGGTCGCAGGCCTGCTCGATGCGCTCCAGCACCACGCTGTCCCACTGCTTCTTCGCCAGGGTGAACTGCCGGTTGGGCTCCAGCTCGATAGTGTGGTAGGCGCCCATCTTCACATACTCGTTCTCTTGGATGTTCGTGCCCTTGACTCGCAGCTGGCAGGCCTGAGAGTCGAAGTCGATGGTCTCCACGCAGAGGGTGAGGGTGGTGCGGATGCGGTTGCTGCCCACGCTGCCCGTGGACGACTCGGTCTGAACCTTGCGGATGGTGGAGGCGCGCAGGCTGTCACCCACCTGTAGCAGGTTATAGGTGTGCCACATGTCCTCAGGCTCCTCGGGGATCAGCGTCACCTGCCCCGCATTATCCTTCTCCAGGTCCTTCCTCACCAGCTTCATCCTGGCGGTTTCTCGCGCCGCTCCCCGGCCTCTCCCGTGCCGCAGCGGGCAGCAGGCCTGCCCCgggagggaaggctgagggCTGGAGCCGGCGGGACCGCACACtcacggacggacggacggacggacggacggacggaaACACGCGCAGCCTTCCCGGAACGTCCGCCGCCGGCCCTAACGCGCACGCGCAGCGCCCACAGCCGCCCCACGGCGCACGCGCACAAACCCTGCTCCCTGCTAAggcgccgccccgccccgccccgcgcggTCACCGCGGTCACCACGCCTGCGCGGTGCGCCGCGCCGCGCGCTGGGGGGAGCTGGCGGGGTTCGGTCCTGCGGAAGGAAAAGTACCGGGACCGTGTGAGGGCGGTGGACTGGCAGCAGCCGGGCTGCGGCCGGGTGCTGCGAGCACTGGAACTCGGCTGCTGCTCCGCCGGCAATGGGGGAGTTCTTTCCCTCCAGCACTTCACAGCGGCGGTCCAAACTCCTGAAGTCGTCTAACACCGTGCCACACGTTTCATAACACGAGAGGGAAAAAGCAAACCGAAACCAAACGGCCCAAGCCAAGCAGCTGTGGCAAGTTGCAGGCACAAATGGCGAAAGAGGCGAGAAATGCAGTCCCGTGGTTCAGCGAGTGCCCCCCGGCCccggcagccgccgccgcctgaggcggagcggggcggccgTCACCCATGGAAATGAAAACCACACGCAGGCATCATCAGAACCTGAACTCTTACTTGGACGCTGCTCT
Protein-coding sequences here:
- the PELO gene encoding protein pelota homolog, whose product is MKLVRKDLEKDNAGQVTLIPEEPEDMWHTYNLLQVGDSLRASTIRKVQTESSTGSVGSNRIRTTLTLCVETIDFDSQACQLRVKGTNIQENEYVKMGAYHTIELEPNRQFTLAKKQWDSVVLERIEQACDPAWSADVAAVVMQEGLAHVCLVTPSMTLTRAKVEVNIPRKRKGNCSQHDRALERFYEQVVQAIQRHINFDVVKCVLVASPGFVREQFCDYMFQQAVKTDNKLLLENRSKFLQVHSSSGHKYALKEALCDPAVTSRLSDTKAAGEVKALDDFYKMLQHEPDRAFYGLKHVEKANEAMAIDTLLISDELFRHQDVATRARYVKLVDSVRENMGTVRIFSSLHVSGEQLGQLTGVAAILRFPVAELSDQEDESSSEED